A single Pedobacter sp. PACM 27299 DNA region contains:
- a CDS encoding SDR family oxidoreductase — protein sequence MQTNSTAIKKPTVSILGCGWYGLALAKRLLSAGYQVKGSSTSPEKMELLAALSIQPFLLNFQEDAIESHPEFFQTDLLLIAIPPKRNTSEQASFLGKIQKIATLAQAQKIPQVIFISSTAVYGESNAEITSSSPAIPDTASGKAMLETEQWLSSNSSFTTTILRFAGLIGPGRNPGRFFAGKQDIPNGQAPVNLVHQEDCVEFTLALIEQAAFGHIYNVCSPDHPSKQVFYVKAAQQAQLPLPAFNDELLNWKIVCGAPSNTALQYQYRIADFSEWMDRNKF from the coding sequence ATGCAAACCAACTCAACAGCAATTAAAAAACCGACCGTCAGTATTCTTGGCTGTGGCTGGTATGGATTAGCGCTCGCTAAGCGCCTCCTATCTGCCGGCTACCAGGTAAAAGGGTCCAGTACCAGTCCGGAGAAAATGGAACTGCTCGCTGCTCTGTCTATCCAACCTTTCCTGCTCAATTTTCAGGAAGATGCTATAGAAAGTCATCCAGAGTTTTTCCAAACAGATCTGCTGCTGATCGCTATACCTCCCAAAAGGAATACTTCCGAACAGGCCTCCTTTTTAGGGAAAATCCAAAAGATAGCGACTTTAGCACAAGCTCAAAAAATACCACAGGTGATCTTTATCAGCTCCACTGCTGTTTATGGGGAATCTAATGCGGAAATAACTAGCTCAAGTCCGGCAATACCTGATACTGCTTCCGGTAAAGCCATGCTGGAGACAGAACAATGGTTAAGCTCCAATTCTTCTTTTACCACTACCATCCTACGTTTTGCCGGATTAATCGGCCCAGGGAGAAACCCAGGAAGGTTCTTTGCCGGGAAACAGGACATTCCAAATGGACAGGCTCCGGTAAATCTGGTGCATCAGGAAGACTGTGTAGAATTTACGCTGGCCTTGATTGAGCAGGCTGCCTTTGGTCACATATATAATGTATGCAGCCCTGACCATCCCAGTAAACAAGTCTTTTATGTTAAAGCTGCACAACAAGCTCAGTTGCCTTTACCAGCCTTCAATGATGAATTATTAAATTGGAAAATTGTTTGCGGAGCGCCTTCAAATACCGCCTTGCAATATCAATACCGGATCGCTGATTTTTCGGAATGGATGGATCGCAATAAATTTTAA
- a CDS encoding cold-shock protein produces the protein MRTTGKVKWFNSAKGFGFITPEDGGKDIFVHFSAIAGDSFRELNEGDSVEFELNEGKKGPEASNVTVL, from the coding sequence ATGCGTACAACAGGAAAAGTTAAATGGTTTAATTCTGCAAAAGGGTTTGGATTTATAACTCCAGAAGATGGAGGAAAAGATATTTTCGTACATTTTTCTGCGATTGCAGGAGATTCATTCAGAGAATTGAATGAAGGAGACAGCGTAGAATTCGAATTGAATGAAGGAAAAAAAGGTCCTGAGGCTTCAAACGTAACCGTTCTTTAG
- a CDS encoding OmpA family protein, which translates to MKSNITKAAMVVTLLGASSQLFAQDTTPDATGRFGKKEFRTWSIGAHAGVLSSNTIFNGANRDYNSAREALGYGGYIKKQILPALGLQADFLAGKVKGSGQFNPLGTPQYFGSNTTFETHLEWSAALTAVYNLANISINNENAVLIPYVKGGVGYMSSGAENSNGTTTVQNHYKDGYFIPVGAGFKLGVAKGINLDFGYDVNFTKTAEFDGLNTGKFDKFSYGHAGIEFALGSKSKPQLQNYSSLANLRNESAEESAALRNALSTAEQKAARDREIYAKEMGDDDGDGVANKFDKCPGTPAGTVVDGSGCPFVAVAPIIKEKIIITEADRKVVSEAIKNLEFDLGKATIRDKSFPTLNRVAALLVEKNFSLKLAGHTDNTGSMALNLRLSKDRAEAVKAYLVSQGANASRIEAVGYGPNQPIATNKTAAGRQQNRRVEFTLY; encoded by the coding sequence ATGAAATCCAACATTACAAAAGCCGCAATGGTAGTGACCCTATTGGGTGCTTCATCGCAATTATTCGCACAAGATACAACTCCTGACGCTACTGGCCGTTTCGGAAAAAAAGAATTCCGCACCTGGTCAATTGGTGCTCATGCAGGTGTACTTAGCTCAAATACTATTTTTAACGGTGCTAATAGAGATTACAATAGCGCTAGAGAAGCATTAGGTTATGGTGGATACATCAAAAAACAAATCCTTCCAGCTTTAGGTTTACAAGCAGATTTCCTTGCTGGTAAAGTAAAAGGCTCGGGACAGTTCAATCCCCTAGGAACACCTCAATATTTTGGCAGCAACACTACTTTTGAGACGCATCTTGAATGGTCTGCAGCTTTAACAGCGGTATACAATCTGGCTAACATCAGCATTAACAACGAAAATGCAGTATTGATTCCTTACGTAAAAGGTGGTGTGGGTTATATGTCTTCAGGTGCTGAAAACTCTAATGGTACAACTACCGTACAAAACCATTACAAAGATGGATACTTTATCCCTGTAGGTGCAGGTTTCAAATTAGGCGTAGCTAAAGGCATTAACTTAGACTTCGGTTATGATGTAAACTTCACAAAGACTGCTGAATTTGACGGTCTAAACACGGGTAAATTTGATAAGTTCTCTTATGGACATGCAGGTATCGAATTTGCATTAGGTAGCAAATCAAAACCACAATTACAAAACTACAGCTCATTAGCTAACTTACGTAATGAAAGTGCAGAAGAGAGTGCAGCATTAAGAAATGCATTGTCTACAGCTGAACAAAAAGCGGCAAGAGATAGAGAAATCTATGCTAAAGAAATGGGAGATGACGACGGAGATGGCGTAGCAAACAAATTTGACAAATGCCCTGGTACTCCAGCAGGAACAGTTGTTGATGGTTCAGGATGTCCATTCGTTGCAGTAGCTCCTATAATCAAAGAAAAAATCATCATCACAGAAGCTGATCGTAAAGTAGTATCTGAAGCGATTAAAAACTTGGAATTTGATTTAGGAAAAGCAACCATTCGTGATAAATCTTTCCCTACTTTAAACCGTGTTGCGGCATTATTAGTAGAGAAAAACTTCAGCCTTAAATTAGCTGGTCACACAGATAATACTGGTTCTATGGCGTTAAACTTACGTTTATCGAAAGACAGAGCAGAAGCAGTTAAAGCTTACTTAGTTTCTCAAGGCGCTAATGCATCACGTATTGAGGCAGTAGGTTACGGTCCAAACCAACCAATTGCAACCAATAAAACTGCAGCTGGTCGTCAACAGAACAGAAGAGTAGAATTTACATTGTACTAG
- a CDS encoding TerC/Alx family metal homeostasis membrane protein gives MDNNLINHPGVIIGFAVLVVVMLLLDLGVFNKKAHAVTSKEAAIWSVVWITLSMAFSGVIYVTSGFEKFTQFQSAYWIEKALSVDNLFVFILVFGFFKVPKELHHKVLFWGIIGALLFRAIFIFAGVGLINLTYLPEMTLFGEVIRINVVLLIFGLFLVYAGIKSWVADDDDDEEKDFSKSAGARLIYKFFKVSKEFDGAKFFTVENGIKVATPLLVVVAVIEFTDLLFAVDSIPAIFAIAPDDPLILYTSNIFAILGLRALYFLLANFIHMFSLLKYGLAIILSFIGVKMVIAPFYHISSPLSLSIVGGVLILSVIASIIFVPKEKAA, from the coding sequence ATGGATAATAATTTGATTAATCATCCCGGTGTGATCATCGGGTTTGCGGTACTGGTCGTCGTGATGCTACTGCTGGATTTGGGCGTTTTTAATAAAAAGGCACATGCCGTAACCAGCAAGGAAGCTGCAATATGGTCTGTAGTTTGGATTACTTTATCTATGGCATTCAGCGGGGTAATTTATGTGACCTCCGGATTTGAGAAGTTTACTCAATTTCAATCGGCATACTGGATTGAGAAGGCATTGTCGGTCGATAACCTCTTTGTATTTATCCTGGTATTCGGATTTTTTAAAGTACCTAAAGAGCTACACCATAAGGTGTTATTTTGGGGTATTATTGGTGCCTTATTGTTCCGTGCAATTTTCATCTTCGCCGGTGTAGGATTGATTAACTTAACCTATTTGCCTGAAATGACGCTATTTGGTGAGGTGATTCGCATCAATGTTGTCTTATTGATTTTTGGTCTTTTCTTAGTCTACGCTGGTATTAAATCATGGGTGGCTGATGACGATGACGATGAAGAAAAAGACTTTAGCAAAAGTGCTGGTGCACGTTTGATCTACAAATTCTTTAAAGTATCAAAGGAATTTGACGGTGCTAAATTTTTCACTGTAGAAAATGGAATTAAAGTAGCCACACCTCTATTGGTAGTGGTTGCGGTAATTGAGTTTACAGATTTACTTTTTGCAGTAGATTCAATCCCTGCGATTTTTGCGATTGCTCCGGATGATCCACTAATTCTATATACGTCTAACATTTTTGCAATCCTGGGTTTAAGAGCCCTGTATTTCCTATTGGCTAATTTTATCCATATGTTCAGCTTATTGAAATATGGATTGGCGATTATCTTGTCCTTCATTGGAGTTAAAATGGTGATTGCGCCATTCTATCATATTTCTTCACCACTATCATTGTCGATTGTAGGTGGAGTATTGATCTTATCAGTAATTGCTTCTATTATTTTTGTACCAAAAGAGAAAGCAGCATAA
- a CDS encoding response regulator, whose amino-acid sequence MFTDKISNNNSTTRPPETDHAPYLDKFLLWSSGKTHTKEYMESKTGHRKSILIVDDELSILKLLSFILAADYDLIIKKSGIEAIAWLEEGNDPDLIISDLMMPYFDGSSLIRNLKISGFYRNTPVILLSGAEDLAEKVKNMPFKIDSYLEKPFNPATLKTQIAQLIA is encoded by the coding sequence ATGTTTACAGATAAAATCAGTAACAACAATAGTACAACCAGACCACCTGAAACAGATCACGCTCCATATTTGGATAAGTTTTTGTTGTGGAGTTCTGGCAAGACGCACACTAAAGAATACATGGAAAGTAAAACTGGTCACAGAAAAAGCATATTAATTGTAGATGACGAACTTAGTATTCTCAAGCTGTTGAGTTTCATTTTGGCCGCAGATTATGATTTAATCATTAAAAAAAGTGGGATAGAAGCAATTGCCTGGTTAGAAGAAGGCAATGATCCTGACCTGATTATATCTGATTTGATGATGCCTTATTTTGATGGAAGTTCTCTAATCAGAAACCTTAAAATAAGTGGCTTCTATAGAAATACACCGGTAATCTTACTGTCGGGCGCCGAGGATCTTGCTGAAAAAGTAAAAAATATGCCGTTTAAAATAGACAGTTATTTAGAAAAACCTTTTAATCCGGCAACATTAAAAACTCAAATTGCTCAACTTATCGCATAA
- a CDS encoding MBL fold metallo-hydrolase has product MKLTIWGAARQVTGSMHLLELEDYKILVDCGLDYEKETYQEENQYFPFDPAAIDVVILTHAHIDHSGNLPTLIRMGFEGQILCTPPTADLAELLLLDSVNIFLSKQSKPSKGRRKRGPGPQPLYLHKHVMDTVDRFVTLNFHKPFRINAELSLEFIPVGHLLGAAAVVLTVEDQGITKKIAFTGDIGRSNYPVLSDPDPIPQVDYLVSESTYGGRLHSKEMSLEEKLVATIQESCIKSPGRLIIPAFSIGRTQALVFALNQIFSKGLLPYVKIFVDSPLAESATTIYRRHHHLLNQEAQEFYKNKGDEFEFEGLSYVQDKRESISISNYHEPCIIISSAGMLEGGRIQDHLYYNIQNYYCTILFIGYCSKGTLGHRLLRGDAIVRLRNRDLMVYAGIQKTDLLSGHGDHQDLVNTVKQQDPILLKQVFLVHGEDKSTQSLAEALREINYKVSIPELGEIFDL; this is encoded by the coding sequence ATGAAATTGACCATTTGGGGAGCAGCAAGACAGGTAACAGGGAGCATGCATCTGCTGGAATTAGAAGATTACAAAATATTGGTAGATTGTGGTCTGGATTATGAGAAAGAGACCTATCAAGAAGAGAACCAATACTTTCCATTTGATCCTGCTGCTATAGATGTAGTGATCCTTACCCATGCCCATATTGATCACTCTGGAAATCTACCTACCCTAATCAGAATGGGCTTTGAAGGCCAGATCCTATGTACTCCACCTACGGCTGACCTCGCGGAATTGCTTTTACTTGATTCTGTTAACATTTTTCTAAGTAAACAGAGCAAGCCGAGTAAAGGACGTAGAAAAAGAGGACCAGGTCCGCAGCCGCTCTATCTGCATAAACACGTCATGGATACGGTTGACCGATTTGTGACCCTAAACTTCCATAAACCATTCCGCATCAATGCGGAGCTGAGCCTGGAATTTATCCCTGTAGGTCACCTGCTTGGTGCAGCAGCAGTTGTTTTGACCGTCGAAGATCAGGGAATTACTAAAAAAATAGCATTTACAGGTGATATTGGCCGCAGTAACTATCCTGTATTATCCGATCCTGATCCCATTCCACAAGTAGATTATCTGGTTTCCGAATCTACTTATGGCGGAAGGCTCCACAGCAAAGAAATGAGCCTGGAGGAAAAATTAGTGGCCACCATTCAGGAGTCCTGTATTAAATCCCCCGGGAGGCTGATCATTCCGGCCTTTAGCATTGGCAGAACACAGGCACTCGTATTTGCCTTAAATCAAATCTTCAGTAAAGGCTTACTTCCTTACGTAAAAATATTTGTAGATAGCCCCCTGGCAGAGTCTGCTACCACTATTTACCGTAGACATCATCATTTACTGAATCAAGAGGCTCAGGAATTTTATAAAAACAAGGGGGATGAGTTCGAATTTGAGGGACTTTCTTATGTACAGGATAAACGTGAAAGTATTTCCATTTCCAATTACCATGAACCATGTATCATCATATCTTCTGCTGGAATGCTGGAAGGCGGAAGAATACAAGACCACTTATATTATAATATACAAAACTATTATTGCACCATCCTATTCATCGGCTATTGTTCAAAAGGCACACTAGGCCACCGTTTACTTCGTGGAGATGCTATTGTAAGACTGAGGAACCGGGACTTAATGGTGTACGCTGGAATTCAAAAAACAGATCTTTTGAGCGGACATGGGGATCACCAGGATTTGGTGAATACTGTAAAACAACAAGATCCTATACTCTTAAAACAGGTATTTCTAGTTCATGGCGAAGATAAAAGCACGCAAAGTCTTGCCGAAGCATTGCGGGAAATCAACTATAAAGTCAGCATTCCAGAGCTCGGAGAAATCTTCGATTTATAA
- a CDS encoding sugar transferase, with protein sequence MNTSTINRPQINAKIVHFGKLLKSVISEEFDANVEQMDDPEDFKRYLDQQSLLTLPDIILIEVDDNKNCFDQIREIKKNPLLQGLIIVLLGIKEDKKWRQQALELKVNDYYTYPFPLEDFCERLNFLVKFKLIKPKLMELAQTVEVEYQTPFAKRAFDVIASGMALLFLFPLFIIVAILIKLESKGPIIYKSKRVGAGYRIFDFYKFRSMRSDADKMLDSIANLNQYANESDKKNGKAAFVKFKDDPRITKLGAFLRKTSIDELPQLINVFIGDMSLVGNRPLPLYEAEQLTTNEWSTRFLGPAGLTGLWQISKRGKKDMSETERKELDNFYADNYSILLDLKIILKTIPALIQKEEV encoded by the coding sequence ATGAACACGTCTACAATTAATCGTCCTCAAATTAATGCTAAAATTGTGCATTTCGGAAAACTCCTTAAAAGTGTGATTTCCGAAGAATTTGATGCCAATGTAGAGCAAATGGATGATCCTGAAGACTTTAAAAGGTATCTGGATCAGCAGTCTTTACTAACCTTGCCGGATATTATTTTAATTGAAGTGGATGACAATAAGAATTGCTTCGATCAGATTAGAGAAATTAAGAAAAATCCTTTACTTCAGGGATTGATCATCGTGCTGCTTGGCATCAAAGAAGATAAGAAATGGAGACAGCAGGCTTTGGAGCTGAAGGTCAATGATTATTATACTTATCCATTTCCTCTGGAAGATTTTTGTGAAAGACTTAATTTTTTAGTTAAATTTAAGTTAATCAAACCTAAATTAATGGAATTGGCTCAAACAGTAGAGGTGGAATACCAAACTCCCTTCGCAAAACGTGCATTTGATGTGATTGCATCAGGCATGGCACTGTTATTTTTATTTCCATTGTTCATCATTGTTGCCATCTTAATTAAATTAGAATCCAAAGGCCCTATAATTTACAAGAGTAAAAGGGTAGGTGCAGGGTATCGCATTTTTGATTTCTATAAATTCCGCTCCATGAGAAGTGATGCGGATAAGATGCTGGATTCCATTGCTAATTTGAACCAATATGCCAATGAATCAGATAAAAAGAATGGTAAAGCGGCTTTTGTGAAGTTTAAAGATGATCCAAGAATAACTAAGCTGGGTGCATTTTTAAGGAAAACGAGTATTGATGAGCTGCCACAGCTAATCAATGTGTTTATCGGTGACATGTCGCTGGTAGGCAATCGCCCGCTGCCTTTATATGAAGCAGAACAGCTGACCACCAATGAATGGTCTACCAGATTCCTTGGCCCTGCAGGCTTAACCGGTTTATGGCAAATCAGCAAAAGAGGGAAGAAAGATATGTCCGAAACAGAACGCAAGGAACTAGATAACTTTTACGCAGACAATTATTCGATATTACTGGACCTTAAAATTATATTGAAAACGATTCCTGCATTGATTCAAAAAGAAGAAGTTTAG
- a CDS encoding TerD family protein, which produces MAINLQKGQRESIDAPKFTIGLGWDTNSSTTGTAFDLDASIFMLDDQKKLVSDQNLVFYNNLVSPDGSVEHTGDNLTGDGDGDDEQIKIDLTKIDPKVNEICVVVTIHDAENRKQNFGQVRNSFVRIFDASSNEVILKYELEEDFSIETAVEFGRIYKREGKWKFEAVGMGMKGGLQDYLNKYQ; this is translated from the coding sequence ATGGCAATTAATTTGCAAAAAGGACAAAGGGAGAGCATTGATGCTCCTAAATTTACGATCGGTTTAGGATGGGATACCAATAGTTCTACTACGGGTACTGCATTCGATTTAGATGCTTCGATTTTTATGTTAGATGATCAAAAGAAATTAGTTTCTGATCAAAACCTGGTTTTTTATAACAATCTGGTTTCTCCTGACGGTTCAGTAGAACATACTGGTGATAACTTAACCGGTGATGGTGATGGTGATGATGAGCAAATCAAAATAGATTTGACAAAAATAGACCCTAAAGTTAATGAGATTTGCGTTGTGGTCACCATTCATGATGCAGAAAACAGAAAACAGAATTTTGGTCAGGTGAGAAATTCTTTTGTTCGTATTTTTGATGCTTCCAGCAATGAAGTGATCTTGAAATATGAATTGGAAGAAGATTTTTCAATTGAAACTGCGGTAGAATTTGGTAGAATTTACAAACGTGAAGGAAAATGGAAATTCGAAGCAGTAGGAATGGGTATGAAAGGTGGTTTACAGGATTATTTAAATAAATATCAATAA
- a CDS encoding TolC family protein yields the protein MKNLFKMALIVLMFISLDTYAQESIIGDIKYADLEKYIALAKQNYPRRKALNETVTKAKAELPITALSYLDIFNASYFYRPEKKSVIDPINPYNVNGFQFGINVNLGAFLQKPFTAKKAKSDLKIAQYQADEYELALAVEVKRRYYTYIQQISQLKIYSQSVQDNKNVADNQLYKFEKGEITLDTYNQSRINLTNANTSKIQAEVNLLNAKDSLEEIIGVKLSEVK from the coding sequence ATGAAAAATCTATTTAAAATGGCATTAATTGTATTAATGTTTATAAGCCTAGATACTTACGCTCAGGAATCAATTATCGGCGATATTAAATATGCTGATTTGGAGAAATACATTGCATTAGCAAAACAGAACTACCCAAGAAGAAAAGCCTTGAATGAGACGGTAACGAAAGCAAAAGCTGAATTGCCAATTACTGCACTATCTTACCTGGATATATTTAATGCTTCTTATTTCTACAGACCTGAAAAGAAATCTGTGATCGATCCTATAAACCCATATAATGTGAATGGATTCCAGTTCGGAATTAATGTGAATCTTGGTGCTTTCTTACAAAAACCATTTACTGCTAAAAAAGCCAAATCTGACCTAAAAATTGCCCAATACCAGGCAGATGAATATGAACTTGCATTGGCTGTTGAAGTAAAAAGAAGATATTATACGTATATTCAACAAATAAGCCAGCTGAAAATTTATAGTCAAAGTGTTCAGGATAACAAGAATGTTGCTGATAATCAATTGTATAAGTTTGAAAAAGGCGAAATTACGTTAGATACCTATAATCAATCAAGAATTAACCTGACGAATGCAAATACATCAAAAATTCAAGCGGAAGTAAATTTGCTTAATGCTAAAGATTCATTGGAAGAAATTATTGGTGTCAAACTTTCCGAAGTTAAATAG
- a CDS encoding toxic anion resistance protein gives MEINPNNTQSLSPVPVKLDKDGNVDLATISPEEVKKYSEINKSLVPSDVNSILNYGVEAQNSMEKYSNDFLSSVRTYNSGDVGGLINELLTELNYIDVTELEQSGFKSFISKIPFLKNLVVDVKKLFQKYDVVVNNIDKITNKIKAGRLNSIKDNSSLQTMFDNNVSYIHQMEELIISGQLKYEELKLKLAEMEGRPADFEDYEIADLRDFVTRLDRRLADMKIVRFIMLQSLAQIRVVQNNNTSIAEKAQSIVSTTIPVWKNQLTIAVALQRQKANVEMQKKISDTTNTILQKNAEMLKQNSIDVATENEKTVVSLDTLKMTTQSLIETLNEVKKIHEEGEKSRRVLDGELKTLESELKKNVTRVN, from the coding sequence ATGGAAATAAACCCGAATAATACCCAAAGCCTGAGCCCAGTTCCGGTTAAACTGGACAAGGATGGAAATGTTGATCTGGCAACGATCAGCCCGGAAGAGGTAAAGAAATATAGTGAAATTAATAAGTCGCTGGTGCCTTCTGACGTGAATTCTATCTTGAATTATGGAGTAGAAGCGCAGAACTCTATGGAGAAATACAGTAATGATTTTTTATCATCTGTAAGAACCTATAATAGCGGTGATGTAGGTGGTTTGATTAATGAACTGCTGACTGAGCTGAATTATATAGATGTTACCGAATTGGAACAGAGTGGTTTTAAATCCTTCATTTCAAAAATTCCTTTTCTGAAGAATCTGGTAGTTGACGTTAAAAAACTCTTTCAAAAATATGATGTGGTGGTCAATAATATTGACAAAATCACTAATAAAATTAAGGCTGGCCGCTTAAATTCTATCAAGGACAACAGTTCATTGCAAACCATGTTTGATAACAATGTATCTTATATCCACCAGATGGAAGAACTGATTATTTCAGGACAACTGAAGTATGAAGAATTGAAGCTGAAACTGGCGGAAATGGAAGGTAGACCTGCTGATTTTGAGGATTATGAGATCGCCGATTTAAGGGATTTCGTCACTAGACTCGACAGACGTTTGGCAGACATGAAAATTGTTCGCTTTATCATGCTGCAATCATTGGCTCAGATTCGTGTGGTGCAGAATAACAATACTTCTATCGCTGAAAAAGCACAGTCTATTGTATCTACGACCATTCCGGTATGGAAAAACCAGCTGACTATTGCTGTGGCTTTACAAAGGCAAAAAGCCAATGTAGAGATGCAGAAAAAGATTTCTGATACGACCAATACAATTCTGCAAAAGAATGCAGAAATGCTGAAACAGAATAGTATTGATGTGGCGACGGAAAATGAAAAAACGGTAGTATCATTAGATACGCTGAAAATGACTACGCAATCGTTGATCGAAACCTTGAATGAGGTGAAGAAAATTCATGAAGAAGGAGAGAAGAGCAGAAGAGTATTGGATGGGGAATTGAAAACTCTGGAATCTGAATTGAAGAAAAACGTGACGCGCGTTAATTAA
- a CDS encoding TerD family protein, translated as MAINLQKGQRISLEKSNGSKLQNICVGINWGAIEKKGMFGFGKTKEAVDLDASCALYNDKKQLVDVVYFGSLKSKDGAVKHSGDDLTGDMGGDDGLDNEVITLDFSQLNPAVEYVAFVLNSFRGHDFGTIPFASIRIYEGNPKQVREVFATYDIANGAGFAGHVSMVLGVFYKRNGEWKFNAIGEPTKDKKLEETVNTVTQSYL; from the coding sequence ATGGCAATTAATCTTCAAAAAGGACAGCGTATCAGTCTTGAAAAGAGCAACGGAAGCAAGCTTCAAAATATTTGTGTAGGAATTAACTGGGGTGCCATTGAGAAAAAAGGCATGTTTGGTTTTGGTAAAACAAAAGAAGCAGTAGATTTAGATGCAAGTTGTGCCCTATATAATGATAAAAAACAACTGGTAGATGTCGTTTACTTCGGGAGTTTAAAATCTAAAGATGGTGCAGTAAAACATAGCGGTGACGATTTAACCGGTGATATGGGGGGGGATGATGGCTTGGATAATGAGGTGATTACCTTAGACTTCTCCCAGCTGAATCCAGCAGTAGAATATGTAGCATTCGTCTTAAATAGTTTTAGAGGTCATGATTTTGGAACCATTCCTTTCGCTTCTATTCGTATTTATGAAGGAAATCCAAAACAGGTAAGAGAAGTGTTTGCTACTTATGATATTGCAAATGGCGCAGGTTTTGCTGGTCATGTATCTATGGTTTTAGGGGTGTTTTATAAGAGAAACGGAGAATGGAAATTCAATGCGATCGGAGAGCCTACTAAAGATAAGAAATTAGAAGAAACCGTGAATACAGTAACACAAAGCTATCTATAG